One stretch of Pradoshia sp. D12 DNA includes these proteins:
- a CDS encoding CAP domain-containing protein: MKHKLIVTIAAAAALSITAITGAEAASVSSKPNTTTSYKVMISGGIIKFPWGSVQLPTIDKPSQDTDSGSNNAVEQNKPSTDAPTVEEDNSDSNDTESNDYEVSAYEQEVLELTNAEREKQGLKPLTLDTELSKVARIKSEDMQKNNYFSHTSPTYGSPFDMMKQFGISYRAAAENIAMGQRTPEEVVNAWMNSDGHRKNILSSSYTHIGIGYVENGNYWTQMFIGK, from the coding sequence ATGAAACATAAACTTATCGTTACAATTGCAGCAGCCGCAGCGCTTTCCATTACAGCTATAACAGGAGCGGAGGCAGCCAGTGTATCTTCTAAACCGAATACAACAACTTCATATAAAGTGATGATCAGCGGAGGCATTATTAAATTCCCATGGGGATCTGTTCAACTTCCAACTATTGATAAACCAAGTCAGGATACGGATTCTGGTTCAAACAATGCCGTGGAACAAAATAAACCAAGTACGGATGCTCCAACTGTGGAAGAAGATAATTCTGATTCCAATGATACAGAATCAAACGATTATGAAGTAAGTGCATATGAGCAGGAAGTACTAGAACTTACTAACGCGGAACGTGAAAAACAAGGCTTAAAACCTTTAACACTAGATACAGAGCTAAGTAAAGTAGCGCGTATCAAATCAGAGGATATGCAGAAGAATAACTATTTCAGTCATACAAGCCCAACTTACGGATCTCCATTTGATATGATGAAACAATTTGGCATTTCTTATAGAGCGGCAGCTGAAAATATTGCTATGGGTCAACGCACGCCAGAAGAAGTAGTAAATGCGTGGATGAATAGTGACGGTCATAGAAAAAATATCTTAAGCTCCAGCTATACACATATCGGAATTGGTTATGTGGAGAACGGCAACTACTGGACACAAATGTTTATAGGCAAATAA
- a CDS encoding glycoside hydrolase family 13 protein has protein sequence MDKQWWKESVVYQVYWRSFYDSDGDGYGDLRGVTRKLDYIKELGADVIWLNPFYLSPDKDNGYDISDYYSIMPKAGSMEDFEELMREAQKRDLKIIMDLVINHTSNEHDWFKESRSSKDNPKRDWYIWRDGDQVNPPNNWRSYFSPSAWEYDQRTGQYYFHSFAAEQPDLNWENEEVRKEIYRILNFWLKKGINGFRLDAIALLAKPEDFPDADDPDDIRYLANHPKVHDYLQEMNEQVFRHYDVLTVGEVAFVTPEQGLLYVDKNRHELNTLFHFEVCDEMPTWDLKKFKEIQARWYEGLKEKGWNSQFINNHDHTRVVTRYGNDKEYRVQSAKLFAALLHSLPGMPYIYQGEEIGMTGIRLSSIDEYNDIAMKNQYAELVSKGWDPNTVLRDLQPLSRDNSRTPMQWTNEEHAGFTTGTPWIRVNPNYKLINVNNELCNSESIFYFYQKLIELRKKHKVFVYGDYQELFKGHPHLYGYKRSYADETIYIVSNVQSKPTQIELNNEMDLEGTSILISNYNETTSTKLNAYEARIYLKKA, from the coding sequence ATGGATAAACAATGGTGGAAAGAAAGTGTCGTGTACCAGGTTTATTGGAGAAGCTTTTATGATAGTGATGGGGATGGATATGGAGACTTAAGAGGGGTAACGAGGAAGCTTGATTATATAAAAGAGTTGGGTGCAGATGTAATCTGGCTCAATCCTTTTTATCTTTCTCCTGATAAAGATAATGGATATGATATTTCCGATTATTATTCCATTATGCCGAAAGCGGGCAGTATGGAGGATTTTGAGGAATTAATGAGGGAAGCACAAAAACGAGATCTAAAAATTATTATGGATTTAGTCATAAATCATACTTCAAATGAGCATGATTGGTTTAAAGAATCCAGATCCAGCAAAGATAATCCAAAAAGAGATTGGTATATTTGGAGAGATGGAGACCAAGTGAACCCTCCCAATAATTGGCGTTCTTACTTTTCCCCGTCAGCATGGGAATATGATCAACGGACTGGTCAGTATTATTTTCATTCATTCGCAGCTGAACAGCCCGATTTGAATTGGGAGAATGAAGAAGTCCGTAAAGAAATATATCGAATTCTAAATTTTTGGTTAAAGAAAGGGATTAATGGATTTAGGCTAGATGCAATTGCCCTGCTTGCGAAGCCGGAGGATTTTCCGGATGCAGACGATCCGGATGATATTCGTTATTTGGCCAACCATCCCAAAGTTCATGATTATTTGCAGGAGATGAATGAACAGGTATTCCGTCATTATGATGTGTTAACCGTAGGGGAGGTAGCCTTCGTGACGCCGGAGCAAGGGTTATTATATGTGGATAAAAACCGCCATGAACTGAATACCTTGTTTCATTTTGAAGTTTGTGATGAAATGCCAACCTGGGACTTAAAGAAATTTAAAGAGATTCAGGCGCGCTGGTATGAAGGATTGAAAGAGAAAGGCTGGAACTCACAATTTATTAATAATCATGATCATACAAGAGTGGTAACCAGATATGGTAATGATAAAGAGTATCGTGTTCAATCAGCCAAACTATTTGCTGCGTTGCTGCATTCTTTGCCGGGTATGCCTTATATTTATCAAGGAGAGGAAATAGGAATGACAGGGATTCGCCTTTCTTCTATTGACGAATATAACGATATTGCGATGAAAAATCAGTATGCTGAGTTGGTGTCAAAGGGATGGGACCCGAATACGGTTCTTAGAGATTTGCAGCCATTAAGCAGAGACAATAGCCGTACACCGATGCAATGGACCAATGAAGAACATGCGGGATTTACAACAGGTACACCGTGGATTCGAGTTAATCCAAACTATAAATTAATCAATGTGAACAATGAATTGTGTAATTCAGAATCAATCTTTTATTTTTATCAAAAGCTTATTGAATTAAGAAAAAAGCACAAGGTTTTCGTATATGGGGATTATCAGGAATTATTTAAAGGACACCCTCATCTTTATGGATACAAAAGAAGCTACGCTGATGAGACGATTTACATTGTCTCTAATGTTCAATCAAAGCCTACACAAATTGAGCTGAACAATGAAATGGATTTGGAGGGGACATCTATTCTGATTTCTAACTATAATGAAACGACAAGCACAAAATTAAATGCCTATGAAGCACGTATTTATTTAAAAAAAGCTTAG
- a CDS encoding FUSC family protein, whose translation MKQLIISKTLIFIFVILFVTGFEAVFGQHNVLIGVTTVVALLMYLERDFTVSPWKSFMLILAVNLSQGIFGQLALINPWVGILVNFIAMFIVGYFFTSNIKGPIQIAVGLQYLFILTDPVPLEEFPLRLMSLVAGALIIMMVQWVFNRRKLSKRGNHYFLQVCSHLQEKLNRIRDNQPDQELDSIILSDINEFRKVIYFRSVKGYYLTHEGRVRLKISVCLEKLHLMLNRKAASDYPEDVLDALNFELRQMRDYANKGSSLSDDSLNNLNIALNKHESAYIVEMISTLKLLRELLRYLHTSESSELNKVESVVEIPRGYRNTYQFLKDINRHSARFTYALRLGITIAAVALIVDYFNINEGRWILFTIFSVTQPYYETAKYRFKERVIGTLMGAAIFVLLFSIFHETTIRSFLVLLVGYLNGYAVKYRNVVLTVTISALGTAALTGDPTLLSVRRVMLVLIGIGIGMLANRLLLPHTLEKGTRDLMKSYKQVSKELQREVSAYLNQRNNAHTINHLFAVSALMEERILLNNQMLQLEEMENFLSSQRRLNHAIYDMFLRMQREDVDVHLMREILVKIDSILALEGDCVNEQAGQLYDRLQLSNSLEEYVLLKDALRILKGFRKQAYFK comes from the coding sequence ATGAAGCAGCTGATCATATCAAAAACATTGATATTTATCTTTGTTATCCTTTTTGTGACAGGCTTTGAGGCTGTGTTTGGGCAGCATAATGTTTTGATTGGGGTCACGACTGTGGTTGCTCTGCTCATGTATTTAGAGAGGGATTTTACTGTATCCCCATGGAAGAGTTTCATGCTGATTTTGGCAGTCAATTTGTCCCAAGGAATATTTGGTCAACTGGCCTTGATCAATCCCTGGGTAGGAATTTTAGTAAACTTTATCGCTATGTTTATTGTAGGATACTTTTTCACATCTAACATAAAAGGACCTATCCAAATTGCGGTTGGTTTGCAATATTTATTCATTTTGACCGATCCAGTTCCGTTGGAGGAATTCCCATTGAGACTAATGTCTCTGGTTGCAGGGGCTTTGATTATCATGATGGTACAATGGGTATTTAATAGAAGGAAATTATCTAAAAGGGGCAATCATTATTTCTTGCAGGTATGTAGCCATTTGCAAGAAAAGTTAAATCGTATTCGAGATAACCAGCCTGATCAAGAGTTGGATTCCATCATTCTGTCTGATATCAACGAGTTCAGGAAGGTGATTTATTTTCGGAGTGTCAAGGGTTATTATCTGACTCACGAAGGCAGAGTTCGTTTGAAGATTTCGGTCTGTCTTGAAAAACTGCATTTGATGTTAAACCGCAAAGCTGCAAGTGACTACCCAGAGGATGTCTTGGATGCTCTGAATTTTGAATTGAGACAGATGAGGGATTACGCCAATAAAGGGTCAAGCTTATCTGATGATTCATTGAATAATCTAAACATAGCGCTTAACAAACATGAATCCGCATACATAGTCGAAATGATTAGTACGTTGAAATTATTGCGTGAATTATTGAGGTACCTTCATACCAGTGAATCATCTGAACTGAACAAGGTTGAGAGTGTGGTAGAGATTCCTAGAGGCTACCGGAATACCTATCAATTTTTAAAGGACATTAATCGACATTCAGCTCGTTTCACATATGCACTGCGATTGGGTATCACTATTGCAGCTGTTGCTTTAATCGTTGATTATTTTAACATCAATGAAGGACGCTGGATTTTATTTACTATATTTTCTGTGACGCAACCTTATTATGAGACAGCTAAATATCGCTTCAAGGAACGCGTGATCGGCACTTTAATGGGAGCGGCTATCTTTGTACTATTATTTAGTATTTTTCATGAAACGACTATACGCTCCTTCCTGGTCTTGCTGGTTGGGTATTTGAATGGCTATGCGGTGAAGTATAGAAATGTCGTATTGACTGTCACGATATCTGCTCTTGGAACAGCTGCTCTCACGGGCGACCCGACGCTCCTGTCAGTGAGAAGAGTTATGCTTGTACTGATAGGGATAGGTATTGGTATGCTTGCAAATCGTTTATTACTTCCACATACGCTGGAAAAGGGTACAAGAGATTTGATGAAAAGCTACAAACAAGTATCCAAGGAATTACAGCGTGAAGTGTCCGCTTATTTAAACCAAAGAAATAATGCGCATACAATCAATCATTTATTTGCTGTTTCCGCTTTAATGGAGGAAAGAATTCTTTTAAATAATCAAATGCTGCAGCTTGAAGAAATGGAAAACTTTCTATCATCTCAGCGCCGTTTGAATCATGCCATTTATGATATGTTCTTGCGGATGCAAAGGGAGGATGTAGATGTCCATCTGATGAGAGAAATATTAGTAAAGATCGATTCGATTCTGGCTTTAGAAGGGGATTGTGTAAATGAGCAGGCTGGTCAATTATATGACAGACTTCAGCTTTCTAATTCCCTGGAAGAATACGTGTTGTTAAAGGACGCACTGCGAATATTAAAAGGATTTAGAAAGCAGGCTTACTTCAAATAG
- the qoxB gene encoding cytochrome aa3 quinol oxidase subunit I, with translation MDWDKFIVHGGPLIYGAMVSIVAVSLAIVIGLTYFKKWRWLKDEWLTTVDHKRIGVMYILCALVMLFRGGVDGLLMRGQLARPENGLLDAQHYNEIFTTHGVVMILFMAMPFIIGLMNIVVPLQIGARDVAFPYLNAISFWLFFAGAMLFNISFVIGGSPDAGWSAYFPLAGIEFSPTVGNNYYSIAIQIAGIGTLLTGVNFIVTILKMRAPGMTLWKMPMFTWSILITSIIIVFAFPVLTVALALMMFDRLFGTQFFTMQDGGMDMLWANLFWVWGHPEVYIVILPAFGIFSEVISTFARKNLYGYKSMVFSMLAISALSFTVWVHHFYTMGQGAMANSFFSITTMLIAVPTGVKIFNWLLTMYKGKIEITTPMLYALAFIPIFTFGGVTGVMLAMASADYQYHNTMFLVAHFHYVLIPGTVFGVLAGMYFWFPKIFGFKLDEKLGKIAFWIISISFNVTFLPLFALGLKGMNRRMYTYSEETGYGPLNLIASLGAVGLAIGFIVLVYSFYWSFRYAPRLKGDSDPWGGRTLEWATKTPVPAYNFAITPEVDSVDSWWDHKKGTHNLFTRKIEEIHMPSSDFKPFLMAVAFFFWGFFMVFSMWIPAIIAAVPIIYLMFVRSFNDDHGFHISVKEIEEEERKLRGETE, from the coding sequence TTGGATTGGGATAAATTTATAGTACATGGTGGCCCGTTAATCTATGGCGCAATGGTAAGTATTGTCGCCGTTTCGCTGGCTATTGTTATCGGCCTGACTTATTTTAAGAAATGGCGCTGGCTTAAAGATGAATGGCTTACCACTGTTGATCATAAACGTATTGGGGTTATGTACATTCTCTGTGCTTTAGTTATGTTATTCCGCGGCGGTGTTGATGGTTTATTAATGCGTGGCCAGTTGGCTAGGCCTGAAAACGGACTGCTTGATGCACAGCATTATAACGAAATCTTTACAACGCATGGCGTGGTTATGATTTTATTTATGGCAATGCCATTTATCATTGGTTTAATGAATATTGTAGTGCCTCTTCAAATTGGGGCGCGTGACGTTGCTTTCCCTTATTTAAATGCAATCAGCTTCTGGTTATTTTTTGCCGGAGCAATGTTATTTAATATCTCGTTCGTTATTGGTGGATCACCGGATGCCGGATGGTCAGCCTACTTCCCGCTTGCAGGTATAGAATTCAGCCCTACTGTGGGGAATAACTACTACAGTATTGCGATTCAGATTGCCGGTATTGGGACGCTGCTAACGGGTGTTAATTTTATCGTTACAATTTTAAAAATGAGAGCACCTGGTATGACTCTATGGAAAATGCCAATGTTCACATGGTCTATTTTAATCACTAGCATCATTATCGTTTTTGCTTTCCCTGTTTTAACAGTAGCTCTTGCCTTAATGATGTTTGACCGTTTGTTTGGTACACAATTTTTCACTATGCAAGATGGCGGAATGGATATGCTTTGGGCTAACCTGTTCTGGGTATGGGGCCATCCTGAAGTATATATCGTTATTCTTCCTGCCTTTGGTATATTCAGTGAGGTTATTTCAACATTCGCGAGAAAAAATCTGTATGGATACAAATCAATGGTGTTCAGTATGCTTGCCATCTCTGCCCTATCCTTTACTGTATGGGTTCACCATTTCTATACGATGGGTCAAGGTGCCATGGCAAACAGCTTCTTCTCGATTACTACGATGTTAATCGCTGTACCTACAGGAGTTAAGATATTTAACTGGCTCCTTACGATGTATAAAGGAAAAATTGAAATTACCACGCCAATGCTGTATGCCCTGGCATTCATACCAATCTTCACCTTTGGTGGAGTCACAGGGGTTATGCTAGCGATGGCAAGTGCGGATTATCAATATCATAATACAATGTTCTTGGTAGCCCATTTCCACTATGTTTTAATACCGGGTACAGTGTTTGGGGTACTTGCGGGTATGTATTTCTGGTTCCCTAAAATCTTTGGATTTAAATTAGACGAGAAATTAGGAAAAATCGCATTCTGGATTATTTCTATTTCATTCAATGTCACATTCCTGCCTCTATTCGCATTGGGACTTAAAGGGATGAACCGAAGAATGTATACGTACTCTGAAGAAACTGGGTATGGACCATTGAACCTTATCGCATCATTAGGTGCTGTCGGTTTAGCAATTGGATTCATCGTTCTCGTTTATAGCTTCTACTGGAGCTTCCGTTATGCTCCAAGACTAAAAGGAGACTCAGATCCATGGGGTGGCCGTACATTGGAATGGGCAACGAAAACACCTGTTCCAGCCTATAACTTTGCCATTACTCCTGAAGTGGATTCTGTAGATTCCTGGTGGGATCACAAAAAAGGTACACATAATCTGTTCACACGAAAAATCGAAGAAATACACATGCCTAGCAGTGACTTTAAACCGTTTCTAATGGCAGTGGCCTTCTTCTTCTGGGGATTCTTTATGGTATTTAGTATGTGGATTCCAGCCATTATCGCTGCGGTTCCAATTATCTATTTGATGTTTGTACGTTCCTTCAATGATGATCATGGGTTCCATATATCTGTGAAAGAAATTGAAGAAGAAGAAAGAAAATTGCGAGGTGAGACAGAATGA
- a CDS encoding methyltransferase domain-containing protein — protein MNEKDYDDLLHIKTVGNQTGFYNSMHYHRYEPTPYWVLEKLLDEYDLNSDDHMVDFGCGKGRLNFFLHYKTGAFVSGVEMNEQFINEAEENLKNYNYKGKDRIQFHCCLAEEFQIQPTYNRFYFFNPFTIQIFRQVLTNILLSVEETYREVHLILYYPSEDYIYFLENQSVFELHKEIVLNETNPFERILIYRLAY, from the coding sequence ATGAACGAAAAAGATTATGATGATTTATTACATATAAAAACAGTCGGTAATCAAACTGGATTTTATAATTCTATGCATTATCACCGATATGAGCCGACTCCGTATTGGGTTTTAGAAAAGTTATTGGATGAGTATGACCTTAATAGTGATGATCATATGGTCGATTTTGGATGCGGAAAGGGGAGACTAAATTTTTTTCTTCATTACAAAACAGGGGCATTTGTAAGTGGGGTAGAAATGAATGAACAATTTATTAATGAAGCTGAGGAAAATCTCAAGAACTATAATTACAAGGGGAAAGACCGAATTCAATTTCACTGTTGTCTGGCAGAGGAGTTTCAAATTCAACCAACTTATAATAGGTTTTATTTCTTTAATCCTTTTACGATACAAATATTCCGCCAGGTTCTAACGAACATTCTGTTGTCCGTTGAAGAAACATATCGCGAGGTACACCTAATATTATATTATCCATCTGAGGATTATATATATTTTCTTGAAAATCAATCTGTGTTTGAACTACACAAAGAGATTGTTCTAAATGAAACGAATCCGTTTGAGAGAATACTGATCTACCGGCTAGCTTATTAA
- the qoxA gene encoding cytochrome aa3 quinol oxidase subunit II: MNKKWALLSSMMASILMLAGCDWVVFDTNGPVAKTQSNAILFSMALMAAVVLVVYVLFIVILYKYRASKAPKDYEPPHMEGSKALEITWTVIPIIIVAILAVVTVKTTFEVEGKPKGYEDQKPLVIYAASSNWKWHFSYPEQGIETVNYVNIPTNRVVEFRLYSYGPITSFWIPQLGGQKYAMSDMVTKLNFVAETPASMMGRNANFSGEGYAHMDFEALSMTPDDFEEWVSEVKANEGKLTEEKFEKLLDTAHVGRQSYSSTHLDFSPPPEGHHHGSEPSPSNESDDADNTFDEDTEKGNTEHEDHSNH; the protein is encoded by the coding sequence ATGAATAAAAAATGGGCACTTTTGAGTTCCATGATGGCGTCTATTCTTATGTTAGCGGGATGTGACTGGGTTGTATTCGACACAAATGGTCCTGTTGCAAAAACACAATCCAATGCCATTCTTTTCTCAATGGCTTTAATGGCAGCTGTTGTGCTTGTAGTATATGTACTTTTTATCGTTATTTTATATAAATACCGAGCATCCAAAGCTCCAAAAGATTACGAGCCGCCACATATGGAAGGCAGCAAGGCGCTTGAAATAACATGGACAGTCATACCAATTATTATTGTAGCCATATTAGCTGTAGTCACAGTTAAAACTACATTTGAAGTAGAAGGAAAGCCAAAAGGCTATGAAGATCAAAAACCATTGGTTATCTACGCAGCTTCTTCAAACTGGAAATGGCATTTCAGTTATCCAGAGCAAGGTATTGAAACGGTTAACTATGTAAACATTCCAACTAATAGAGTAGTAGAATTCCGTCTATATTCATACGGACCAATTACAAGCTTCTGGATTCCACAGCTCGGTGGCCAGAAATACGCCATGAGTGACATGGTAACAAAATTAAATTTTGTAGCTGAAACACCTGCTTCCATGATGGGGAGAAATGCAAACTTCAGTGGTGAAGGTTACGCCCATATGGATTTTGAAGCACTGTCTATGACTCCAGATGATTTCGAAGAATGGGTTAGTGAAGTAAAAGCAAATGAAGGCAAGTTAACAGAAGAAAAATTTGAAAAGCTGCTTGATACAGCACACGTCGGCAGACAATCATATTCTTCTACTCACTTGGATTTCAGCCCTCCACCTGAAGGACATCATCATGGTTCTGAGCCATCTCCATCAAACGAGAGCGATGATGCAGACAACACGTTTGATGAAGATACAGAAAAAGGTAATACAGAGCACGAAGATCATTCAAATCATTAA
- a CDS encoding cation diffusion facilitator family transporter — translation MEKQKYRDLKLGERGAILSIAAYVFLSILKLIVGYISESEALRADGLNNITDIIASVAVLIGLKVSQRPPDSDHAYGHWKSESIASLLSSFIMMTVGIQVLTDGFQSILSREKNIPDITAAYTAIFSALVMYFVYRYNIKLAKRINSHSVKAAAKDNISDAYVSIGAAIGIFGSQLNMPFLDTITAILVGLLICKTAWDIFREASHYLSDGFDESKIKIYQNSIDQIEGVKGIKKIMGRNYGNNEVIDIIILVDNTLNIKEAHDIATLVEKDLMKDHGVYRVHVHVEPYEEKTEKRPSPN, via the coding sequence TTGGAGAAACAAAAATACAGGGACCTTAAATTAGGTGAACGCGGAGCAATCCTAAGCATTGCTGCATACGTATTTCTTTCCATATTAAAGCTGATTGTTGGATATATAAGTGAGTCTGAAGCATTACGTGCAGATGGGCTGAACAATATAACTGACATCATTGCCTCAGTAGCTGTATTAATTGGTTTAAAAGTTTCCCAGCGGCCTCCCGATAGCGATCATGCATATGGGCACTGGAAAAGTGAGTCGATTGCCTCTCTCCTATCTTCTTTTATCATGATGACAGTAGGTATCCAAGTTCTAACGGATGGATTCCAATCCATTTTAAGCAGGGAAAAAAATATACCTGATATAACGGCAGCATACACGGCGATTTTTTCCGCCCTCGTCATGTACTTCGTCTATCGCTATAATATAAAGCTAGCAAAAAGAATCAACAGCCATTCCGTTAAAGCTGCTGCCAAAGACAATATTTCTGATGCGTATGTCAGTATTGGAGCAGCAATTGGCATATTCGGCTCCCAGCTAAATATGCCTTTCCTCGATACAATTACTGCCATACTCGTAGGGTTATTGATTTGCAAAACAGCCTGGGATATTTTTAGAGAAGCATCCCATTACTTATCAGATGGCTTTGATGAGTCTAAGATTAAAATCTATCAAAATTCCATTGACCAAATAGAAGGGGTTAAAGGAATTAAAAAAATTATGGGACGAAATTACGGAAATAATGAAGTCATTGATATCATTATTTTGGTAGACAACACGTTAAATATTAAAGAAGCCCATGATATTGCTACTCTTGTAGAAAAGGATTTAATGAAGGATCATGGAGTCTATCGTGTCCATGTTCATGTGGAACCATATGAAGAAAAAACAGAAAAAAGGCCAAGCCCAAATTAA
- a CDS encoding nucleoside deaminase — translation MNPFMKAAVEEAYEGIKQGHGGPFGAVIVKDGKIIGKGHNMVVKELDPTMHGEIVAIKEACLHENHYDLSGAELYTTAEPCPMCLGAILWAGITTVYYGCDRLDTDKIGFRDDVFYKMIDGKRSYDLQRVDHEECKGLFKAYQAIENRVIY, via the coding sequence ATGAATCCATTTATGAAAGCCGCTGTTGAAGAAGCGTATGAAGGAATTAAACAAGGGCATGGCGGACCTTTCGGAGCTGTCATTGTCAAGGATGGTAAAATCATTGGAAAGGGCCATAATATGGTGGTTAAGGAGCTTGATCCAACCATGCATGGAGAAATAGTTGCGATTAAGGAAGCATGCCTTCATGAAAATCATTATGACCTATCCGGAGCAGAGCTTTATACAACGGCTGAGCCTTGTCCTATGTGCTTAGGGGCCATCCTTTGGGCAGGTATCACGACTGTTTATTATGGATGTGATCGATTGGATACAGATAAAATAGGGTTTAGAGATGATGTCTTTTATAAAATGATTGATGGGAAGCGTTCATATGATTTACAGCGAGTTGATCATGAAGAATGTAAGGGATTATTCAAGGCCTATCAAGCAATCGAGAATAGAGTTATATATTAA
- the qoxC gene encoding cytochrome aa3 quinol oxidase subunit III, whose amino-acid sequence MKLDASQPLEYSTEQNQLKILGFWIFLGAEIVLFATLFTVYFVLENRTGDGPSGSDIFALGGVLAETFILLASSFTIGIAIHAMRMGMKKAMMVMFSITLVLGLAFLGIEIYEFFHYVHEGASIQTSGFTSALLTLLGTHGAHVTGGILWGIAILIQVSRRGINHLTANKAFIFSLYWHFLDVVWIFIFSFVYLKGLM is encoded by the coding sequence ATGAAATTAGATGCCTCTCAACCATTGGAATATAGTACTGAACAAAATCAGCTTAAGATACTGGGCTTCTGGATTTTCCTTGGAGCAGAGATCGTATTATTCGCTACACTGTTTACTGTCTACTTTGTACTGGAAAATCGTACAGGTGATGGGCCTTCCGGGAGCGATATCTTCGCTCTTGGTGGGGTTTTAGCTGAAACCTTTATTCTTTTGGCAAGTAGTTTTACGATTGGGATCGCGATTCACGCTATGCGGATGGGCATGAAAAAAGCAATGATGGTTATGTTCTCGATTACGCTTGTCCTTGGATTAGCCTTCCTAGGCATTGAAATTTATGAGTTCTTCCATTATGTACACGAAGGAGCTTCCATCCAAACAAGCGGCTTCACTTCTGCATTACTTACATTGCTTGGAACACACGGAGCCCACGTAACCGGAGGCATTCTATGGGGAATCGCTATTCTGATTCAAGTGAGCAGACGCGGAATTAATCACCTTACTGCCAATAAAGCATTTATTTTTTCACTGTACTGGCACTTCCTGGACGTTGTTTGGATTTTCATCTTCAGCTTCGTCTACCTGAAAGGACTGATGTAA